In one Modestobacter sp. L9-4 genomic region, the following are encoded:
- the panC gene encoding pantoate--beta-alanine ligase, translating into MTIAVAETTAELRRLRAALPAPVVLVPTMGALHEGHRTLVRAARERGGSVVVSVFVNPTQFAPGEDFDRYPRTWDADLAALAAEGADLVFHPPVEEVYPPGAVGVSVHPGPLGDVLEGAVRPGHFAGVLTVVAKLFGLVRPDVAVFGEKDYQQLTLIRAMAHELALGVDVVGVPTVREDDGLALSSRNRYLSAEQRATAAALSAALRAGAEAGSRGADAVLPAARAVLAGAPELVPDYLELTDPELGPPPAAGPARLLVAARAGSTRLIDNTAVTLGSPR; encoded by the coding sequence ATGACGATCGCCGTCGCCGAGACCACCGCCGAGCTGCGCCGGCTGCGGGCCGCGCTGCCCGCGCCGGTGGTGCTCGTGCCGACCATGGGCGCGCTGCACGAGGGGCACCGCACCCTCGTGCGCGCCGCCCGCGAGCGCGGCGGCAGCGTCGTCGTCTCGGTCTTCGTCAACCCCACCCAGTTCGCGCCGGGGGAGGACTTCGACCGCTACCCGCGGACCTGGGACGCCGACCTCGCCGCGCTGGCCGCCGAGGGCGCCGACCTGGTCTTCCACCCGCCCGTCGAGGAGGTCTACCCGCCGGGCGCGGTCGGGGTCTCCGTGCACCCCGGCCCGCTGGGCGACGTCCTCGAGGGCGCCGTCCGGCCCGGCCACTTCGCCGGCGTGCTCACCGTGGTCGCGAAGCTGTTCGGCCTGGTGCGCCCCGACGTGGCCGTCTTCGGCGAGAAGGACTACCAGCAGCTGACCCTCATCCGGGCCATGGCCCACGAACTGGCGCTGGGCGTGGACGTCGTCGGCGTCCCCACTGTCCGGGAGGACGACGGCCTGGCGCTGTCCAGCCGCAACCGGTACCTCTCCGCGGAACAGCGGGCGACCGCCGCGGCGTTGTCCGCGGCGCTGCGCGCCGGGGCGGAGGCCGGGTCGCGTGGCGCCGACGCCGTCCTGCCCGCCGCCCGGGCGGTGCTCGCCGGAGCACCCGAGCTGGTGCCGGACTACCTGGAGCTCACCGACCCGGAGCTGGGCCCGCCCCCGGCCGCCGGACCCGCCCGCCTGCTGGTCGCCGCCCGCGCCGGCAGCACCCGACTGATCGACAACACCGCTGTGACCCTGGGGAGCCCCCGATGA
- a CDS encoding DUF1684 domain-containing protein yields the protein MTLTLLDWRRRVAALYADVRAADDPESGWQRWRTGRDALLGTHPDSPLDAAARQAFPGAPVAPYDPALRFDVRVDTDVEPLQLGVPTGEGGLTLSRIGRLTLGDVGRLDVWWTGGYGGGVFLPLRDGSAGTTTYGGGRYLLDTVKSADLGGTDGRLVVDLNFAYHPSCTYDPRWTCPLAPEGNRVTTVVAAGEQLPASGSWY from the coding sequence GTGACGCTCACCCTCCTCGACTGGCGACGCCGCGTCGCTGCCCTCTACGCCGACGTCCGGGCCGCCGACGACCCCGAGTCGGGCTGGCAGCGGTGGCGCACCGGGCGGGACGCGCTGCTGGGGACCCACCCCGACTCACCGCTGGACGCCGCGGCCCGGCAGGCCTTTCCCGGGGCCCCGGTCGCCCCCTACGACCCGGCGCTGCGCTTCGACGTCCGGGTCGACACCGACGTGGAGCCGCTGCAGCTCGGGGTGCCCACCGGCGAGGGCGGTCTCACCCTGTCCCGGATCGGCCGCCTCACCCTCGGCGACGTCGGCCGGCTCGACGTGTGGTGGACCGGCGGCTACGGCGGCGGGGTCTTCCTGCCGCTGCGCGACGGCAGCGCCGGGACGACGACCTACGGCGGCGGCCGCTACCTGCTCGACACCGTGAAGAGCGCCGACCTCGGCGGCACGGACGGCCGGCTCGTCGTCGACCTCAACTTCGCCTACCACCCGTCGTGCACCTACGACCCGCGGTGGACCTGCCCGCTCGCCCCCGAGGGCAACCGGGTGACCACGGTCGTGGCCGCGGGTGAGCAGCTCCCGGCGTCCGGCAGCTGGTACTGA
- a CDS encoding Rossmann-like and DUF2520 domain-containing protein yields MTVGPRAAAAAPSAVPAAGLPPAGRAPARLRVGVIGAGRVGAVLGAALAAAGHEVVAAAGLSAASRARAARLLPGVPLVPAEEVVAAGDLVVLAVPDDTLAGLVAGLAGTGAWRLGQLAFHTSGAAGLAVLAPAEDAGVLPLALHPAMTFTGAPEDVHRLLAAPFGVTSRPEHRPVAEALVLEMGGEPWWVAEADRGLYHAALASGANHLVTLVAEAADLLRTAGVEEPARVLTPLLTAALDGALRGGDRALTGPVSRGDVGTVAAHLQTLGERAPDAVDAYVALARRTTERALAAGRLRPHEGAPLLDLLRAEEAAR; encoded by the coding sequence ATGACCGTCGGTCCCCGCGCGGCCGCCGCTGCGCCCTCCGCCGTGCCCGCCGCAGGCCTGCCCCCTGCCGGCCGGGCCCCCGCCCGCCTGCGCGTGGGCGTCATCGGCGCCGGCCGGGTGGGCGCCGTGCTGGGCGCCGCCCTCGCCGCCGCCGGTCACGAGGTGGTCGCGGCCGCGGGCCTGTCCGCCGCCTCGCGTGCCCGCGCCGCCCGGCTGCTGCCCGGTGTGCCGCTGGTGCCCGCCGAGGAGGTCGTGGCCGCCGGCGACCTCGTCGTGCTCGCCGTCCCCGACGACACCCTCGCCGGCCTGGTCGCCGGCCTGGCCGGGACCGGGGCCTGGCGCCTCGGCCAGTTGGCCTTCCACACCTCCGGTGCCGCCGGGCTGGCCGTGCTCGCCCCGGCCGAGGACGCCGGTGTGCTGCCCCTGGCCCTGCACCCGGCGATGACCTTCACCGGCGCCCCCGAGGACGTGCACCGGCTGCTCGCCGCCCCGTTCGGGGTGACCAGCCGGCCCGAGCACCGCCCGGTCGCCGAGGCCCTCGTGCTGGAGATGGGCGGCGAGCCCTGGTGGGTCGCCGAGGCCGACCGCGGGCTGTACCACGCGGCGCTGGCCAGCGGCGCCAACCACCTGGTCACCCTGGTCGCCGAGGCCGCCGACCTGCTGCGTACCGCCGGCGTCGAGGAGCCCGCCCGGGTCCTCACCCCGCTGCTCACCGCGGCGCTCGACGGCGCGCTGCGCGGCGGCGACCGCGCGCTCACCGGTCCGGTCAGCCGCGGCGACGTGGGCACGGTCGCCGCGCACCTGCAGACCCTCGGCGAGCGGGCACCGGACGCCGTCGACGCCTACGTCGCGCTGGCCCGGCGCACCACCGAGCGCGCCCTGGCGGCCGGGCGCCTGCGGCCGCACGAGGGCGCCCCGCTGCTGGACCTGCTGCGCGCCGAGGAGGCCGCCCGATGA
- a CDS encoding DUF6779 domain-containing protein, whose protein sequence is MGGRRDDDAPARGALPAVPPRPAPRRPGPVPRPAQQPRAARLPRADQPSGRARKAWLAVGLVLAAVATAAVVVTDNPLVLRIVLLAVCWAFVLAAFLSSGRGGDEGDAAAREAELRAAYELELEREVTARHAHEAELEGRLRRESEESMRGELQQLRSQLSGLGRLQDDLAAVGRLSAQLTDLAELRGELAALAQLRAQLTGVGDLRAELGRLHPEGVEQLSGEVLVERMVMRAQSVRGPAQNGPAPAVEGFAGRTLEGTPDWSAEPEPRAGGWDVDSRATRVDADPAADDAEPRPPTAPPPAEPTRTFAVVDEEQVSRHRPPSPVEWLVGESLVGPWVEPSPRSPREWLDEQSLVGTGDATGELPVTEDPDGSAATGRSPAPDAPRRHRRAAEPDDDHVSWTDRLRGTTPDEPADTDVPSHAAPSSGSSSSDPASGGSSYGSPSYESSPYESPSYVSPSQEGPEDPTALANPSFGGFSNDSPSYPSPSYASPSYGSTAYPSPSYDSAPAEDRGTESYGNGSHEPPSWLDRDPLTIGSTATRDGSAAPDEDGPDDGGPTHQPAGAPPEHAGHARLEQILAESGLAAPSGGRSGRRRYREEGQDDGDDVLARVLGRD, encoded by the coding sequence ATGGGAGGTCGCCGGGACGACGACGCTCCGGCCCGTGGCGCGCTGCCCGCAGTGCCCCCGCGCCCGGCCCCACGCCGCCCGGGTCCGGTGCCGCGCCCGGCCCAGCAGCCCCGCGCCGCCCGCCTGCCCCGGGCCGACCAGCCGTCCGGCAGGGCCCGGAAGGCGTGGCTGGCCGTCGGGCTGGTGCTGGCCGCCGTCGCCACCGCGGCGGTCGTCGTCACCGATAACCCGCTGGTGCTGCGGATCGTGCTGCTCGCCGTCTGCTGGGCCTTCGTCCTCGCCGCCTTCCTGAGCAGCGGCCGCGGCGGTGACGAGGGCGACGCCGCGGCCCGGGAGGCCGAGCTGCGGGCCGCCTACGAGCTCGAGCTCGAGCGCGAGGTCACCGCCCGGCACGCCCACGAGGCCGAGCTGGAGGGCCGCCTGCGCCGGGAGTCCGAGGAGTCGATGCGCGGTGAGCTGCAGCAGCTGCGCTCCCAGCTCAGCGGCCTGGGCCGGCTCCAGGACGACCTCGCCGCGGTCGGCCGGCTCTCGGCACAGCTGACCGACCTGGCCGAGCTGCGAGGGGAGCTCGCCGCCCTGGCCCAGCTGCGCGCCCAGCTCACCGGTGTCGGCGACCTGCGGGCGGAGCTGGGACGACTGCACCCCGAGGGCGTCGAGCAGCTGTCCGGCGAGGTGCTCGTCGAGCGGATGGTGATGCGCGCGCAGTCGGTGCGCGGCCCCGCCCAGAACGGTCCTGCCCCGGCCGTCGAGGGGTTCGCCGGCCGCACGCTCGAGGGCACGCCCGACTGGTCGGCCGAGCCGGAGCCGCGGGCCGGCGGCTGGGACGTCGACTCCCGGGCCACCCGGGTCGACGCCGACCCGGCCGCGGACGACGCCGAGCCCCGTCCGCCCACCGCGCCGCCGCCCGCCGAGCCGACCCGCACCTTCGCCGTGGTCGACGAGGAGCAGGTGTCCCGCCACCGCCCGCCCTCCCCGGTGGAGTGGCTGGTGGGGGAGTCGCTGGTCGGGCCGTGGGTCGAGCCGAGTCCCCGGTCACCGCGCGAGTGGCTGGACGAGCAGTCGCTGGTCGGCACCGGGGACGCGACCGGCGAGCTGCCGGTCACCGAGGACCCCGACGGCTCGGCGGCGACCGGTCGGTCGCCGGCGCCGGACGCCCCGCGGCGGCACCGCCGGGCAGCCGAGCCCGACGACGACCACGTCTCCTGGACCGACCGGCTGCGCGGCACGACCCCGGACGAGCCGGCCGACACCGACGTCCCGTCCCACGCCGCACCGTCGTCCGGGTCGTCGTCCTCCGACCCCGCGTCCGGTGGGTCGTCGTACGGGTCCCCGTCCTACGAGAGCTCTCCGTACGAGAGCCCGTCGTACGTGAGCCCGTCCCAGGAGGGCCCCGAGGACCCGACAGCCCTCGCGAACCCGTCGTTCGGGGGCTTCTCGAACGACTCCCCGTCCTACCCGAGCCCGTCGTACGCGAGCCCGTCGTACGGGAGCACCGCCTACCCGAGCCCCTCCTACGACAGCGCTCCCGCCGAGGACCGGGGGACCGAGTCGTACGGGAACGGGTCCCACGAGCCGCCGTCGTGGCTGGACAGGGACCCCCTGACGATCGGAAGCACGGCCACCCGGGACGGTTCCGCGGCCCCCGACGAGGACGGGCCGGACGACGGCGGTCCCACCCACCAGCCGGCCGGCGCACCGCCGGAGCACGCCGGCCACGCCCGGCTCGAGCAGATCCTGGCCGAGAGCGGCCTCGCCGCCCCCAGCGGCGGCCGGTCGGGGCGGCGCCGCTACCGCGAGGAGGGGCAGGACGACGGGGACGACGTCCTGGCCCGGGTGCTCGGCCGCGACTGA
- a CDS encoding ABC transporter ATP-binding protein: protein MDATAPSSSPAPTQGSGAEEIRLDGVSKTYPDGTVGVRELDLTFAAGELTVLVGPSGCGKTTTMKMINRVIEPSTGRILLGADDVTRVDPVQLRRRIGYVIQNVGLFPHQTVRRNVATVPRLLGWDKRRTRDRVEELLDLVGLDPATFGDRYPHQLSGGQRQRAGVARALAADPSVLLMDEPFSAVDPIVRERLQTEFLRLQDTVRKTIVFVTHDIEEAVRLGDRIAVMSYGGTVEQFAPPAELLGSPATPFVADFVGADRGLKRLAVTGIDMADLEQPPVVHVDDSLADARAAMQRAGARWAVVLDDRQTLHGWISAERAAGVGTVRAAGKRMEAWVPIDATLKTAFSTMLQLEAGWVAVLDGDRFCGVLTPESLHAALRRSVEGTVPETAGAV, encoded by the coding sequence GTGGACGCTACTGCCCCCTCCTCCTCGCCCGCACCCACCCAGGGGTCCGGCGCGGAGGAGATCCGGCTGGACGGGGTGTCCAAGACCTACCCCGACGGCACCGTCGGCGTCCGCGAGCTGGACCTGACCTTCGCCGCCGGCGAGCTGACCGTGCTGGTCGGCCCCTCGGGCTGCGGCAAGACCACCACGATGAAGATGATCAACCGGGTCATCGAGCCGAGCACCGGACGGATCCTGCTCGGCGCCGACGACGTCACCCGGGTCGACCCGGTACAGCTGCGCCGGCGGATCGGCTACGTCATCCAGAACGTGGGCCTGTTCCCGCACCAGACGGTGCGCCGCAACGTGGCCACGGTCCCCCGGCTGCTGGGCTGGGACAAGCGCCGCACCCGCGACCGGGTCGAGGAGCTGCTGGACCTGGTCGGTCTGGACCCGGCGACCTTCGGCGACCGCTACCCGCACCAGCTCTCCGGCGGCCAGCGCCAGCGCGCCGGGGTGGCCCGGGCGCTGGCCGCCGACCCGTCGGTGCTGCTGATGGACGAGCCGTTCTCCGCCGTCGACCCGATCGTGCGCGAGCGCCTGCAGACGGAGTTCCTGCGGCTGCAGGACACCGTGCGCAAGACCATCGTGTTCGTCACCCACGACATCGAGGAGGCCGTGCGCCTCGGCGACCGGATCGCGGTGATGAGCTACGGCGGCACCGTCGAGCAGTTCGCCCCGCCCGCCGAGCTGCTCGGCTCCCCCGCGACCCCGTTCGTGGCCGACTTCGTCGGCGCAGATCGCGGGCTCAAGCGGCTGGCGGTCACCGGCATCGACATGGCCGACCTGGAGCAGCCGCCGGTGGTGCACGTCGACGACTCCCTCGCCGACGCGCGCGCGGCGATGCAGCGCGCGGGCGCCCGGTGGGCGGTCGTGCTGGACGACCGCCAGACGCTGCACGGCTGGATCTCCGCCGAGCGGGCCGCCGGCGTGGGCACGGTGCGGGCGGCGGGCAAGCGGATGGAGGCCTGGGTGCCGATCGACGCCACCCTGAAGACGGCGTTCTCCACCATGCTGCAGCTGGAGGCCGGCTGGGTCGCGGTGCTGGACGGCGACCGCTTCTGCGGGGTGCTGACCCCCGAGTCGCTGCACGCCGCCCTGCGCCGCTCCGTGGAGGGCACCGTCCCCGAGACCGCCGGCGCCGTCTAG
- the folP gene encoding dihydropteroate synthase has translation MTGPIPLPRPQRCLVMGVLNVTPDSFSDGGTFADQTVAIEHGLAMHAAGADYVDVGGESTRPGADRVDADEECRRVVPVVRELAAAGVRVSVDTTRAEVAAAALAAGAELVNDVSGGLADQGMARLVAETGVPWVLMHWRGHSREMQAAARYGDVVTEVAAELTARVEDVVAAGVDPGQLVLDPGLGFAKNAEHNWALLAGLDRLVRLGLPVLVGASRKTFLGRLLAAPDGTVRPVEGREAATVAISVLAAQAGAWGVRVHDPRQSLDAIATVDAVRAARTAGGTRG, from the coding sequence GTGACCGGCCCGATCCCGCTGCCGCGCCCGCAGCGCTGCCTGGTGATGGGCGTCCTGAACGTCACCCCGGACTCCTTCTCCGACGGCGGCACGTTCGCCGACCAGACCGTCGCGATCGAGCACGGGCTGGCGATGCACGCCGCCGGTGCCGACTACGTCGACGTGGGCGGGGAGTCGACCCGGCCGGGCGCCGACCGGGTCGACGCCGACGAGGAGTGCCGCCGGGTCGTCCCCGTCGTGCGCGAGCTGGCCGCCGCGGGTGTGCGGGTCAGCGTCGACACCACCCGCGCCGAGGTCGCCGCCGCGGCGCTGGCCGCGGGTGCGGAGCTGGTCAACGACGTCAGCGGCGGGCTGGCCGACCAGGGCATGGCCCGGCTCGTCGCCGAGACCGGCGTGCCGTGGGTGCTCATGCACTGGCGTGGCCACAGCCGGGAGATGCAGGCCGCGGCCCGCTACGGCGACGTGGTCACCGAGGTCGCCGCCGAGCTCACCGCCCGGGTGGAGGACGTCGTGGCCGCCGGCGTCGACCCCGGCCAGCTCGTGCTGGACCCCGGGCTGGGGTTCGCCAAGAACGCCGAGCACAACTGGGCGCTGCTGGCCGGGCTGGACCGGCTCGTCAGGCTCGGCCTCCCGGTGCTGGTCGGCGCCTCGCGCAAGACCTTCCTCGGCCGGCTGCTGGCCGCCCCCGACGGCACCGTGCGCCCGGTCGAGGGCCGCGAGGCGGCCACCGTGGCCATCTCGGTGCTCGCCGCCCAGGCCGGTGCCTGGGGCGTGCGGGTGCACGACCCGCGGCAGTCGCTGGACGCCATCGCCACCGTCGACGCCGTGCGCGCCGCCCGAACAGCTGGAGGAACCCGTGGCTGA
- a CDS encoding DUF3180 domain-containing protein translates to MNQVSRRDLVALALGLTFASWLVVRAAYGELAALRWWLPVPVGLLALAEAGAARSLAARLAAQRERRLLPGRGPVEPLLVARLVVLAQASAYVGAVLTGVWAGVLLHTVPALDRLTAARGDTVTAVLGVVLAVALTVAALWLEHVCKVPLDDDDPPGGIRA, encoded by the coding sequence GTGAACCAGGTCAGCCGCCGCGACCTGGTCGCCCTCGCGCTCGGGCTGACGTTCGCCAGCTGGCTGGTCGTGCGGGCCGCCTACGGCGAGCTCGCGGCGCTGCGCTGGTGGCTGCCGGTGCCCGTCGGGCTGCTCGCCCTCGCCGAGGCCGGCGCCGCCCGCAGCCTCGCGGCCCGGCTGGCGGCCCAGCGCGAGCGGCGGCTGCTGCCGGGGCGCGGGCCGGTGGAGCCGCTGCTGGTCGCCCGGCTGGTGGTGCTCGCCCAGGCGAGTGCGTACGTGGGTGCCGTCCTGACCGGCGTCTGGGCCGGCGTGCTGCTGCACACCGTCCCCGCCCTCGACCGGCTCACCGCCGCCCGGGGCGACACGGTCACCGCCGTGCTGGGCGTCGTCCTCGCCGTCGCCCTGACCGTGGCGGCGCTCTGGCTCGAGCACGTGTGCAAGGTGCCGCTGGACGACGACGACCCGCCCGGCGGCATCCGCGCCTAG
- the folB gene encoding dihydroneopterin aldolase, with product MADAGPRPDRITVHGLTGHGFHGVYPAEREHGQTFRVDATLELDTAPAAATDDLARTVNYAALAQALHAVLVGEPVDLLETLAQRLADRCLADPLVDAVEITVHKPDADLGVPADDVTVAIRRTRR from the coding sequence GTGGCTGATGCAGGACCCCGTCCCGACCGGATCACCGTGCACGGGCTGACCGGCCACGGCTTCCACGGCGTCTACCCCGCCGAGCGCGAGCACGGCCAGACCTTCCGGGTCGACGCGACCCTGGAGCTGGACACCGCCCCGGCCGCCGCCACCGACGACCTCGCCCGCACCGTGAACTACGCCGCGCTGGCGCAGGCGCTGCACGCGGTGCTGGTCGGCGAGCCGGTCGACCTGCTGGAGACCCTCGCCCAGCGGCTCGCCGACCGGTGCCTGGCCGACCCGCTCGTGGACGCGGTGGAGATCACCGTGCACAAGCCCGACGCGGACCTGGGCGTGCCCGCCGACGACGTCACCGTGGCCATCCGCCGCACCCGCCGGTGA
- a CDS encoding glycine betaine ABC transporter substrate-binding protein — MRVRAHLLTTLAVAAVLTTAACGESGSSSGSATGGTAAASGAATSAASGDACAPVAGKELVVLDDDKDLQNADNIIPAVNAAAASASPALLETLNKVSTVLTTDDLVQMNADVDVQRKSATDVASAYVADKGLDSGVSGGSGAVVVGGSNFTESTVLANVYADVLNAAGFTATVQAVGNRELYLPALEKGDIQVFPEYLSTATEFLNKAANGASASPVASGDVDATVTALTPLAQAAGLTFGTPSEAADQNAFAVTKAFADKLGVTTLSDLTAACGDGSLVLTGPPECPERPFCQPGLEDTYGLSFASFEGTDAGGPLAKAAIQQGKASIGLVFSSDGALAQG; from the coding sequence ATGCGCGTACGCGCCCATCTCCTCACCACCCTCGCCGTCGCCGCCGTCCTGACCACCGCCGCGTGCGGTGAGTCCGGCTCGTCGTCCGGCTCGGCCACCGGCGGCACGGCCGCCGCCAGCGGGGCAGCCACCTCCGCCGCCTCCGGGGACGCCTGCGCCCCCGTCGCCGGCAAGGAGCTCGTCGTCCTCGACGACGACAAGGACCTGCAGAACGCCGACAACATCATCCCGGCGGTCAACGCGGCAGCAGCCAGCGCCAGCCCGGCGCTGCTGGAGACGCTGAACAAGGTCTCCACGGTGCTCACCACCGACGACCTCGTCCAGATGAACGCCGACGTGGACGTCCAGCGCAAGAGCGCCACGGACGTCGCCTCCGCCTACGTGGCGGACAAGGGCCTGGACTCCGGGGTCTCCGGCGGCAGCGGCGCCGTCGTCGTCGGCGGCTCGAACTTCACCGAGTCCACCGTGCTGGCCAACGTCTACGCCGACGTGCTGAACGCCGCGGGCTTCACCGCGACGGTGCAGGCCGTGGGCAACCGGGAGCTCTACCTCCCGGCGCTGGAGAAGGGGGACATCCAGGTCTTCCCCGAGTACCTCTCCACGGCCACCGAGTTCCTCAACAAGGCGGCCAACGGCGCCTCGGCCTCGCCGGTCGCCTCCGGGGACGTCGACGCCACGGTCACCGCGCTCACCCCGCTGGCCCAGGCCGCGGGCCTGACCTTCGGCACCCCGTCGGAGGCTGCGGACCAGAACGCCTTCGCCGTGACCAAGGCCTTCGCGGACAAGCTCGGCGTCACGACGCTGTCGGACCTCACCGCGGCCTGCGGTGACGGCTCCCTGGTGCTCACCGGCCCGCCGGAGTGCCCGGAGCGTCCGTTCTGCCAGCCGGGTCTGGAGGACACCTACGGGCTGTCCTTCGCCAGCTTCGAGGGCACCGACGCCGGCGGCCCGCTGGCCAAGGCCGCCATCCAGCAGGGCAAGGCCTCCATCGGCCTGGTCTTCAGCTCCGACGGCGCCCTCGCCCAGGGCTGA
- a CDS encoding ABC transporter permease yields MLSATSGDVLALDAAPNPWFDPSYVSGNWDTIMALLGEHVRLTVAAVVLGALIALPLALLARRSRYLAGPVLGLSTLIYTIPSLAMFAFVAPVTGLSDRTVLVGLVLYSLVILVRNFLAGLQSVPADVREAAVGMGYGRARLLWQVDLPLALPSVMAGLRVATVSTVALVTVGVIVGHGGLGQLITGGFNSNFYRAEIVTGALGCVLLALVADLLLAGAERLLTPWSRRARA; encoded by the coding sequence GTGCTGAGCGCGACGAGCGGTGACGTCCTTGCGCTGGACGCCGCGCCGAACCCCTGGTTCGACCCGTCCTACGTGTCCGGCAACTGGGACACCATCATGGCCCTCCTCGGTGAGCACGTGCGGCTGACGGTCGCCGCGGTGGTGCTCGGCGCGCTGATCGCGCTGCCGCTGGCGCTGCTCGCCCGGCGCAGCCGGTACCTCGCCGGCCCGGTGCTCGGCCTGTCGACGCTGATCTACACGATCCCGTCGCTGGCGATGTTCGCCTTCGTCGCGCCGGTGACCGGGCTGTCCGACCGCACCGTGCTCGTCGGCCTGGTGCTGTACTCACTGGTCATCCTGGTGCGCAACTTCCTGGCCGGGTTGCAGTCGGTGCCCGCCGACGTGCGCGAGGCCGCGGTCGGGATGGGCTACGGCCGCGCCCGGCTGCTCTGGCAGGTCGACCTGCCGCTGGCGCTGCCCTCGGTGATGGCCGGGCTCCGGGTGGCCACCGTGTCCACGGTCGCGCTGGTCACCGTCGGGGTGATCGTCGGCCACGGCGGGCTCGGGCAGCTGATCACCGGCGGCTTCAACTCCAACTTCTACCGGGCGGAGATCGTCACCGGGGCGCTGGGCTGCGTGCTGCTCGCGCTGGTCGCGGACCTGCTGCTGGCCGGGGCCGAGCGCCTGCTCACCCCCTGGAGCCGGAGGGCCCGGGCATGA
- the folK gene encoding 2-amino-4-hydroxy-6-hydroxymethyldihydropteridine diphosphokinase — MTTAVLSLGGNLGDREATLRTALDALAGHGLVTASRLYETPPWGPVEQPPYLNAVAVVTGDRDAAGWLALAHQLEEAAGRTREVRWGARTLDVDVVTVTADDGTPVRSADPELLLPHPRAAERAFVLVPWLALDPSAVLPGHGPVAGLVAALPPADVAAVVPA; from the coding sequence GTGACCACCGCCGTCCTGTCCCTGGGTGGCAACCTCGGCGACCGGGAGGCCACGCTGCGCACCGCGCTGGACGCCCTCGCCGGGCACGGGCTGGTCACCGCCTCGCGGCTGTACGAGACCCCGCCGTGGGGGCCGGTCGAGCAGCCGCCCTACCTGAACGCGGTCGCCGTCGTCACCGGCGACCGGGACGCCGCGGGCTGGCTGGCCCTGGCCCACCAGCTGGAGGAGGCGGCCGGTCGCACCCGCGAGGTGCGCTGGGGCGCCCGGACGCTGGACGTCGACGTCGTCACCGTCACCGCCGACGACGGGACGCCGGTGCGCTCGGCCGACCCCGAGCTGCTGCTGCCGCACCCGCGCGCCGCCGAGCGGGCGTTCGTGCTGGTGCCGTGGCTGGCGCTCGACCCCTCGGCGGTGCTGCCCGGGCACGGTCCCGTCGCCGGGCTGGTGGCGGCGCTGCCCCCGGCGGACGTGGCCGCGGTGGTGCCGGCGTGA
- a CDS encoding ABC transporter permease: protein MSVWHQAYLYLNDPLNWSKSGGILDLLVEHLRISVVAVLVAMVVALPVGVLLGHTGRGGGFTVALSNVSRAVPTLALLTVFAVTPIGFGPTATTIALALFAVPPILTNAYVGFREVDRDVVEASRAMGLNGRQVVFQAELPLAAPLLMTGVRTAAVQVVATATLAALVAGGGLGEIISLGFGQQDYGAVLAGAVLVAALAVLTELVLSVVSFLLTPGQKRLPFLHARAQRPGRPAEVAASPL, encoded by the coding sequence ATGAGCGTGTGGCACCAGGCCTACCTGTACCTCAACGACCCGCTCAACTGGTCGAAGAGCGGCGGCATCCTCGACCTGCTGGTCGAGCACCTGCGGATCTCCGTGGTCGCCGTGCTGGTGGCGATGGTGGTCGCCCTGCCGGTCGGCGTCCTGCTGGGCCACACCGGGCGGGGTGGTGGGTTCACCGTGGCGCTGTCCAACGTCTCCCGCGCCGTGCCGACGCTGGCCCTGCTCACGGTGTTCGCGGTGACCCCCATCGGCTTCGGCCCGACCGCGACGACGATCGCGCTGGCGCTGTTCGCCGTCCCGCCGATCCTGACCAACGCCTACGTCGGCTTCCGGGAGGTCGACCGGGACGTCGTCGAGGCCTCGCGCGCCATGGGGCTCAACGGCCGCCAGGTCGTGTTCCAGGCCGAGCTGCCGCTGGCCGCGCCGCTGCTGATGACCGGGGTCCGCACCGCCGCGGTGCAGGTGGTGGCCACCGCGACCCTGGCCGCGCTCGTCGCCGGCGGTGGGCTCGGCGAGATCATCAGCCTGGGTTTCGGCCAGCAGGACTACGGCGCGGTGCTGGCCGGTGCCGTGCTGGTCGCCGCACTGGCGGTGCTCACCGAGCTGGTGCTGTCGGTGGTGTCGTTCCTGCTGACCCCGGGGCAGAAGCGGCTGCCGTTCCTGCACGCCCGGGCGCAGCGTCCCGGCCGGCCCGCCGAGGTGGCGGCGTCCCCGCTCTGA